From Amycolatopsis cihanbeyliensis, a single genomic window includes:
- a CDS encoding SDR family oxidoreductase, which yields MRVGRGGYPPIDLAGAVVLVTGAGRGIGRATAEAFAAGGATVCLGDLDLPAAERVAAGLGRGAGAWRVDVTSRAEFADFVSGVLDRFGRIDVLVNNAGVMPLGGFLAESDATSRLTMDVNVWGLIHGLRLVLPGMIDRGRGHVVNVASMAGKIPIPGLAVYNASKFAAVGLTAAVRRECAGSGVSVSAVLPSAVRTRLSSGVPLGRGLPTVDPPDIAAAVLASCRSRRAEIPVPRYLAGWDLLAAVTPERVLNLARRIVGDDRGLTSTDAAGRAEYERGVADQAHAHDRAG from the coding sequence ATGAGGGTGGGGCGCGGCGGATACCCGCCGATCGACCTGGCGGGGGCCGTCGTGCTGGTCACCGGCGCCGGTCGCGGTATCGGCAGGGCCACCGCCGAGGCCTTCGCGGCCGGCGGCGCCACCGTCTGCCTCGGCGACCTCGACCTGCCGGCCGCCGAGCGGGTCGCGGCGGGACTCGGTCGCGGCGCCGGTGCCTGGCGGGTTGACGTCACCTCCCGTGCGGAGTTCGCCGACTTCGTCTCCGGCGTGCTGGACCGGTTCGGCCGGATCGACGTGCTGGTGAACAACGCCGGGGTGATGCCGCTCGGCGGCTTCCTCGCCGAGTCCGACGCGACCAGCAGGCTCACCATGGACGTCAACGTGTGGGGCCTGATCCACGGCCTGCGGCTGGTGCTACCCGGGATGATCGACCGCGGGCGGGGGCATGTGGTCAACGTCGCCTCGATGGCGGGCAAGATCCCGATCCCCGGCCTTGCCGTCTACAACGCCAGCAAGTTCGCCGCCGTCGGGCTGACCGCGGCGGTGCGCAGGGAGTGCGCGGGCAGCGGGGTGAGCGTGAGCGCAGTGTTGCCGAGCGCGGTGCGTACCCGGCTTTCCTCCGGGGTGCCACTCGGCCGGGGCCTGCCGACCGTCGACCCGCCGGATATCGCGGCGGCCGTGCTCGCGAGCTGCCGCAGCCGCAGGGCCGAGATCCCGGTGCCGCGTTACCTGGCCGGCTGGGATCTGCTGGCCGCGGTGACCCCGGAGCGGGTGCTGAACCTGGCCCGCCGGATCGTCGGCGACGACCGGGGGCTGACCTCGACCGACGCGGCCGGTCGCGCCGAGTACGAGCGGGGCGTGGCCGACCAGGCACACGCCCATGATCGGGCCGGTTGA
- a CDS encoding NAD(P)/FAD-dependent oxidoreductase: MSRATAGTATRIVIIGGGYVGMTAARRLRAKLSRHEAAITVVDPRSYMTYQPFLAEAAAGSVEPRHVVVPLREVLTGCQVICGEVTGIDSGRRSVTLRVPDGHTEQLGYDLLVVAPGSVSKTMPVPGLAEHAIGFKTLEEAIYLRNHVLSRLDAASSTLDPRLRRSLLTFTFVGGGYAGIEAMAELEDMARHALPYYDDLRAEDMRWVLVEAMDRIMPEVSAPLARYTLDRLAERGFECYLNTTMTSTENGHVVLDNGVEFDADTVVWTAGVKPSPMLADTDLPLDERGRVRCSATLAVEGAPGVFAAGDCAAVPDLTSKDPDAVCAPSAQHAARQAKRLARNVIALLHGGTQRRYRHSYAGSVASLGLYRGVAEIYGVKLRGVPAWALHRGYHLATMPTAHRKARIAADWALSLPFRRQIVALGEQHEPRKEFVRAGGEREV; the protein is encoded by the coding sequence ATGAGCCGCGCCACCGCCGGTACCGCCACCAGGATCGTGATCATCGGCGGCGGCTACGTCGGGATGACCGCGGCCCGCAGGCTGCGGGCCAAGCTGTCCCGGCACGAGGCGGCCATCACCGTGGTCGATCCCCGGTCCTACATGACGTACCAGCCGTTTCTCGCCGAGGCCGCCGCGGGTTCGGTGGAACCACGGCATGTCGTCGTTCCGCTGCGCGAGGTGCTCACCGGCTGCCAGGTGATCTGCGGGGAGGTCACCGGGATCGACAGCGGGCGCCGGTCGGTGACGCTCCGCGTTCCGGACGGGCACACCGAACAGCTTGGCTACGACCTGCTGGTGGTGGCGCCGGGATCGGTGTCCAAGACGATGCCGGTACCCGGCCTCGCCGAGCACGCGATCGGCTTCAAGACCCTCGAGGAAGCCATCTACCTGCGCAACCACGTACTGTCCCGGTTGGACGCGGCGTCCAGCACGCTGGATCCGCGGCTGCGGCGGAGCCTGCTGACCTTCACGTTCGTCGGCGGCGGCTACGCGGGTATCGAGGCCATGGCCGAGTTGGAGGACATGGCCCGGCACGCGTTGCCGTACTACGACGACCTGCGGGCCGAGGACATGCGGTGGGTCCTGGTGGAGGCGATGGACCGGATCATGCCCGAGGTCAGCGCGCCGCTGGCCCGGTACACCCTGGACCGGCTCGCCGAACGCGGGTTCGAGTGCTACCTGAACACCACCATGACCTCGACGGAGAACGGCCACGTGGTGCTGGACAACGGCGTGGAGTTCGACGCGGACACCGTGGTGTGGACCGCGGGGGTGAAGCCGAGCCCGATGCTGGCGGACACCGATCTCCCGCTGGACGAGCGGGGCAGGGTGCGGTGCTCGGCCACACTGGCCGTGGAGGGGGCGCCGGGCGTGTTCGCCGCGGGTGACTGCGCCGCCGTCCCGGACCTGACCAGTAAGGACCCGGACGCGGTCTGCGCGCCCTCGGCGCAGCACGCCGCCCGCCAGGCCAAGCGGTTGGCGCGCAATGTGATCGCCCTGCTGCACGGCGGCACGCAGCGCCGGTACCGGCACTCCTACGCCGGCTCGGTGGCCAGCCTGGGGCTCTACCGCGGGGTTGCCGAGATCTACGGGGTGAAGCTGAGGGGAGTCCCCGCCTGGGCGCTGCACCGGGGCTATCACCTGGCCACCATGCCCACCGCGCACCGCAAGGCGCGCATCGCCGCCGACTGGGCGCTGTCCCTGCCGTTTCGCCGGCAGATCGTCGCGCTCGGCGAGCAGCACGAGCCGCGTAAGGAATTCGTCCGCGCGGGTGGTGAGCGGGAGGTGTGA
- a CDS encoding WhiB family transcriptional regulator: MADTSRLPTPVAETWEWQRHGNCRNLDSAVFFHPDGERGVARTDRVARAKRVCRTCPVIVECRHHALTTREPFGVWGGLDETERREAIVRRKRLPAA, from the coding sequence ATGGCGGACACGTCCCGGCTGCCGACTCCCGTCGCGGAGACCTGGGAGTGGCAGCGCCACGGCAACTGCCGCAATCTGGACAGCGCGGTGTTCTTCCACCCGGACGGTGAACGTGGCGTCGCGCGGACCGATCGGGTCGCCAGGGCCAAGCGCGTCTGCCGGACCTGCCCGGTCATCGTGGAGTGTCGGCACCACGCGCTGACCACGCGGGAGCCCTTCGGGGTCTGGGGCGGGCTGGACGAGACCGAGCGGCGCGAGGCGATTGTCCGGCGCAAGCGTTTGCCCGCCGCGTGA
- a CDS encoding SDR family NAD(P)-dependent oxidoreductase, translated as MKDFGGKVAVITGAGSGIGRALALDLAARGARLAVSDVDSVRIADTAAHCEKIGAEVRSYRLDVADRAAVLAHAEDVAADFGTVNLVVNNAGVALTSSVAEMEWEHLDWLMGINFWGVVHGTKAFLPHLTASGDGHLVNVSSVFGFIGVPTQGAYNAAKFAVRGFTEALRQEMLLERGPVRVSCVHPGGIKTNIARDSRGLQGAEAAKAVRAFDGVARTSPEAAAAAIVRGVQRNRARILIGADARIIDLLPRVLGAGYQRLVTLGARRLLP; from the coding sequence ATGAAGGACTTCGGGGGCAAGGTCGCGGTGATCACCGGGGCGGGCTCGGGCATCGGCAGGGCACTCGCGCTCGACCTCGCCGCCCGTGGCGCCCGACTTGCGGTGTCCGATGTGGACTCGGTGCGGATCGCCGACACGGCGGCACACTGCGAGAAGATCGGGGCCGAGGTCCGCTCCTACCGGCTGGATGTCGCGGATCGCGCGGCCGTGCTGGCACACGCCGAGGATGTCGCGGCCGACTTCGGCACGGTGAACCTGGTGGTGAACAACGCCGGTGTGGCGCTGACCTCCAGTGTGGCCGAGATGGAGTGGGAGCATCTCGACTGGCTGATGGGCATCAATTTCTGGGGTGTGGTGCACGGCACCAAGGCGTTCCTGCCGCACCTGACGGCCTCCGGCGACGGGCATCTGGTGAACGTCTCCAGCGTGTTCGGCTTCATCGGGGTGCCGACGCAGGGCGCGTACAACGCGGCCAAGTTCGCCGTCCGCGGGTTCACCGAGGCGCTGCGCCAGGAGATGCTGCTCGAGCGCGGCCCGGTGCGGGTGAGCTGTGTACATCCCGGCGGGATCAAGACCAACATCGCCCGCGACTCGCGGGGCCTGCAGGGCGCCGAAGCGGCGAAGGCGGTCCGCGCCTTCGACGGGGTGGCGCGGACCAGCCCGGAGGCCGCGGCCGCCGCTATCGTGCGGGGTGTCCAGCGCAACCGTGCCCGGATCCTGATCGGTGCGGACGCCCGGATCATTGACCTGCTGCCGCGCGTGCTCGGCGCGGGCTACCAGCGTCTCGTCACCCTCGGCGCCCGCCGCCTGCTCCCCTGA
- a CDS encoding metallophosphoesterase family protein produces MRLLIMADTHVPKRARALPTVLWQEVAAADVVVHAGDWVEDGLLDELERRAARLVGVFGNNDGPELRARLPELASADLAGLRLAVVHETGPAKGREQRCARDFPDTDVLVFGHSHIPWDSVAESGLRLLNPGSPTDRRRQPHCTYLTARVAHGELTEVELHPVDRTG; encoded by the coding sequence ATGCGGCTGCTCATCATGGCCGACACCCACGTGCCGAAGCGTGCGCGTGCGCTGCCCACCGTCCTGTGGCAGGAGGTGGCGGCCGCCGATGTCGTGGTGCACGCGGGTGACTGGGTCGAGGACGGGTTGCTCGACGAGCTCGAGCGGCGGGCGGCCCGGCTGGTCGGCGTGTTCGGGAACAACGACGGGCCGGAGCTGCGGGCGCGGCTGCCCGAGCTGGCCAGTGCGGACCTGGCCGGGCTGCGGCTGGCCGTTGTGCACGAGACCGGCCCGGCCAAGGGCAGGGAGCAGCGGTGCGCACGGGATTTCCCGGACACCGATGTGCTGGTATTCGGGCACAGCCACATTCCGTGGGACAGCGTGGCCGAAAGCGGGCTACGGTTGCTCAACCCGGGTTCGCCGACCGACCGGCGGCGGCAGCCGCACTGCACGTATCTCACCGCGCGGGTGGCGCACGGCGAACTGACCGAGGTCGAGCTGCATCCAGTGGACCGCACGGGGTGA
- a CDS encoding PHP domain-containing protein, translating to MDPAAALRRVAFELERAREPTYRVRAFRRAAAVVDGMTAERLAERAAAGRLTGLAGIGRTTAAVIADALEGREPEYLSGLLARAEQPPAEGAELLAALRGDCHTHSDWSDGGSPIAEMAEAARDLGHEWMVLTDHSPTLTVANGLSAQRLRAQLDLVAEVNRELAPFRLLTGIEVDILRDGTLDQDPELLAELDLVVASVHSKLRMPKREMTERMLTALSQPRVNVLGHCTGRLLGGRGTRPESAFDADRVFQTCLDNDVAVEINSRPERLDPPRRLLRRAVELGCRFAIDSDAHAPGQLAWLPYGCARASECEVEPGTVLNTFGADELREWARSH from the coding sequence GTGGACCCGGCAGCGGCCCTGCGGAGAGTGGCCTTCGAACTGGAACGCGCCCGCGAGCCCACCTACCGGGTGCGCGCGTTCCGGCGGGCCGCCGCGGTGGTGGACGGGATGACCGCCGAACGGCTGGCCGAACGCGCCGCCGCCGGGAGGCTGACCGGGCTGGCCGGCATCGGCAGGACCACCGCGGCGGTGATCGCCGACGCACTCGAGGGCCGGGAACCCGAATACCTTTCCGGCCTGCTGGCGCGGGCCGAGCAGCCACCCGCCGAGGGTGCCGAGCTGCTGGCGGCCCTGCGCGGCGACTGTCACACCCACTCCGACTGGTCCGACGGCGGCAGCCCGATCGCCGAGATGGCCGAAGCCGCACGTGACCTCGGACACGAGTGGATGGTGCTCACCGACCACTCGCCCACGCTGACCGTGGCGAACGGGCTGTCCGCCCAGCGGCTGCGGGCACAGCTCGACCTGGTCGCTGAGGTCAATCGGGAGCTGGCGCCGTTCCGGCTGCTCACCGGGATCGAAGTGGACATCCTGCGGGACGGGACGCTGGATCAGGATCCCGAGCTGCTGGCCGAGCTGGATCTCGTGGTCGCCAGCGTGCACTCCAAGCTGCGGATGCCGAAGCGGGAGATGACCGAACGGATGCTCACCGCGCTCTCCCAGCCACGGGTCAACGTGCTGGGGCACTGCACCGGGCGGCTGCTCGGCGGGCGCGGTACCCGGCCCGAGTCGGCCTTCGACGCCGACCGGGTGTTCCAGACCTGCCTGGACAACGACGTGGCGGTGGAGATCAACTCCCGCCCGGAGCGTCTCGACCCCCCACGCAGGCTGCTACGTCGCGCGGTGGAGCTCGGCTGCCGCTTCGCGATCGACAGCGACGCGCATGCCCCCGGCCAGCTCGCCTGGCTGCCCTACGGGTGCGCCAGGGCGAGCGAGTGCGAGGTCGAGCCGGGGACCGTGCTCAACACGTTCGGCGCGGACGAGCTGCGGGAGTGGGCCCGGAGCCACTGA
- a CDS encoding TetR/AcrR family transcriptional regulator produces the protein MARLTRAESQARTREQLVATAKELFLAEGYSVTSLEKVAEAAGYSKGAVYSNFRNKDELCLAVLDTIHAEQATMMSESLTGAETVEQLLTAFQSWAERSIGDEAWTALEVEFATNARHDRALRHELAVRDKAIRDAIAGLLDGHAERFGITLPMPAGDCATALLSLGIGLGVQRAIDPGIPVHVLPEVIRIFAGNRVDRVGGPPGIEP, from the coding sequence ATGGCTCGACTCACCCGCGCGGAAAGCCAGGCCCGTACCCGGGAGCAGCTGGTCGCGACCGCGAAGGAGCTGTTCCTCGCCGAGGGTTACTCGGTGACCTCGCTGGAGAAGGTCGCCGAGGCGGCCGGGTACTCCAAGGGCGCGGTGTACTCCAACTTCCGGAACAAGGACGAACTCTGCCTCGCCGTGCTGGACACCATCCACGCCGAGCAGGCCACGATGATGTCCGAGTCGCTCACCGGCGCGGAAACCGTGGAACAGTTGCTGACCGCCTTCCAGTCCTGGGCAGAACGCAGCATCGGGGACGAGGCATGGACGGCGCTGGAGGTGGAGTTCGCGACCAACGCGCGGCACGACCGGGCACTGCGGCACGAGCTGGCGGTGCGGGACAAGGCCATCCGCGACGCGATCGCCGGGCTGCTGGACGGTCACGCCGAGCGGTTCGGCATCACCCTGCCGATGCCGGCAGGCGACTGTGCGACGGCCCTGCTCAGTCTCGGTATCGGGCTGGGCGTACAACGAGCGATCGACCCCGGCATCCCGGTGCACGTGCTGCCCGAGGTGATCCGCATCTTCGCCGGAAACCGAGTGGACCGAGTGGGCGGCCCGCCGGGAATCGAGCCGTGA
- a CDS encoding TIGR03557 family F420-dependent LLM class oxidoreductase: MRFGYTLLTEQAGPRALVSHAAGAERAGFDFEVISDHYFPWLDEQGHSPYAWSVLGAVTQVTQRVGLMSFVTCPLLRYHPAVVAQKAATVSLLSGDRFTLGLGAGENLNEHVVGGGWPPANVRHEMLTEALDIIGELFDGGQVNYVGRHYRVDSARLWDLPEVRTPIGVAVSGAQSVGRFAPLADALIAVQPEERLCRDWDRERSELGQEHSRKIAQLPVCWDPDPDTAVRRAHEQFRWFAGGWKVNAELPGPASFAGATRFVTERDVAESIPCGPDVEPIVAAARPFAEAGFTDLALVQIGGDHQEKFLDFAESTLLPALRGQ; encoded by the coding sequence ATGCGGTTCGGCTACACGTTGCTGACCGAGCAGGCCGGCCCGCGTGCCCTGGTGTCGCATGCCGCCGGGGCGGAACGGGCGGGCTTCGACTTCGAGGTGATCAGCGATCACTACTTCCCCTGGCTGGACGAGCAGGGGCACTCGCCGTACGCCTGGAGCGTGCTCGGCGCGGTCACCCAGGTGACACAGCGGGTCGGCCTGATGAGCTTCGTGACCTGCCCACTGCTGCGCTACCACCCGGCGGTGGTCGCGCAGAAGGCCGCCACCGTGTCGCTGCTGTCCGGCGATCGCTTCACCCTGGGGCTCGGCGCGGGGGAGAACCTGAACGAGCACGTGGTCGGCGGCGGTTGGCCCCCGGCGAACGTGCGGCATGAGATGCTGACCGAGGCACTGGACATCATCGGCGAGCTGTTCGACGGCGGGCAGGTCAACTACGTGGGCAGGCACTACCGGGTGGACTCCGCCCGGCTGTGGGACCTGCCGGAGGTCCGCACACCGATCGGTGTCGCGGTCTCCGGTGCCCAGTCGGTCGGCCGGTTCGCCCCGCTCGCGGACGCGCTGATCGCGGTGCAGCCGGAGGAGCGGCTGTGCCGGGACTGGGACCGGGAACGTTCCGAGCTGGGCCAGGAACACTCCCGCAAGATCGCGCAGCTACCGGTCTGCTGGGATCCGGACCCCGACACCGCGGTGCGCCGCGCGCACGAGCAGTTCCGGTGGTTCGCCGGTGGCTGGAAGGTGAACGCCGAGTTGCCCGGACCGGCCTCCTTCGCCGGCGCGACCCGGTTCGTGACCGAGCGGGACGTCGCGGAGAGCATCCCGTGCGGCCCGGACGTCGAACCGATCGTGGCCGCCGCTCGGCCGTTCGCCGAGGCCGGGTTCACCGACCTGGCGCTGGTCCAGATCGGCGGGGACCACCAGGAGAAGTTCCTCGACTTCGCCGAGTCCACCCTCTTGCCGGCGCTGCGCGGACAGTAG
- a CDS encoding STAS domain-containing protein: MRTTTTPDVAETSAVAERVHRDEERQAIRLHGLHVDVERRGYDILLARLHGDIDIASAPGLRRCVDLVPEHGRGLVLDLDGVEFLGSAGISILVDLARNPPREDVRWAVAASGRAVLRPLEATGYLNLVPAYPTVDAAMAAVRSAGGTRHSG, encoded by the coding sequence GTGCGGACCACCACTACACCCGATGTAGCCGAGACATCCGCGGTAGCCGAACGAGTACACCGCGACGAGGAGCGGCAGGCCATCCGCCTGCATGGCTTGCACGTCGACGTCGAGCGGCGTGGGTACGACATACTGCTCGCCCGACTCCATGGCGACATCGACATCGCCTCGGCCCCCGGGCTACGACGCTGCGTCGATCTCGTTCCCGAACACGGCCGGGGCCTGGTGCTCGATCTGGACGGGGTGGAGTTCCTCGGCTCGGCCGGCATCTCCATCCTTGTCGACCTCGCGCGCAACCCGCCCCGGGAGGACGTCCGCTGGGCCGTGGCCGCGAGTGGCCGTGCCGTGCTGCGACCGCTGGAGGCCACCGGTTACCTGAACCTGGTACCCGCCTACCCCACCGTGGACGCCGCGATGGCCGCGGTCCGGTCGGCGGGCGGTACACGTCACAGCGGTTGA
- a CDS encoding DUF202 domain-containing protein: protein MTAPDGLQPERTGLAWQRTALASAACTLLLAHAAAQEGWRTATVPTALAAAGTVAMVVIGRRRARGLREDRAPGPPGRGQAGTVAALVLLTALAALLSLS from the coding sequence ATGACCGCCCCGGACGGGCTGCAACCCGAGCGGACCGGGCTGGCCTGGCAACGCACCGCACTGGCCTCGGCGGCGTGCACCCTGCTGCTCGCGCACGCCGCCGCGCAGGAGGGCTGGCGCACGGCGACCGTGCCCACCGCGCTCGCCGCCGCGGGCACGGTCGCGATGGTCGTGATCGGCAGGCGGCGTGCCCGTGGGCTCCGCGAGGACCGCGCGCCGGGACCACCGGGCCGCGGGCAGGCCGGCACGGTGGCGGCGCTGGTGCTGCTCACCGCGCTGGCCGCGCTGCTGTCCCTGTCGTAG
- a CDS encoding YidH family protein: protein MAAEQEEPEEQEESEPDYRFTLANERTFLAWIRTALGLLAGGVAVHQLVPDLAVPGARTALAALCVALAAVLAAGSYPRWRNAQRAMRRGRPLPRGHLILVLAGGVLVITAFAAVLVVAG, encoded by the coding sequence GTGGCAGCAGAGCAGGAGGAGCCCGAAGAGCAGGAAGAGTCCGAGCCGGACTACCGGTTCACCCTGGCCAACGAGCGCACCTTCCTGGCCTGGATCCGCACCGCACTCGGCCTGCTCGCCGGCGGGGTGGCCGTGCACCAGCTGGTCCCCGACCTCGCCGTGCCCGGGGCGCGCACGGCCTTGGCCGCGCTCTGCGTCGCACTGGCCGCGGTACTCGCCGCGGGTAGTTACCCCCGCTGGCGGAACGCGCAACGGGCCATGCGCCGCGGGCGGCCGCTGCCGCGCGGTCACCTGATCCTGGTGCTGGCCGGTGGGGTCCTGGTGATCACGGCGTTCGCCGCGGTACTCGTGGTGGCCGGATGA
- a CDS encoding GtrA family protein, with amino-acid sequence MAVAIPAHGGEEHSAAPARREFGRHAAWYVAAGAATTGLQALLFLALRQPLGSHPANLLAIAVTTLANTEFHRRVTFAGAASPTGRRYLQAVLTFAFYAGYGAAVLFTLHAVAPQAGAVAESVAVAAASLAGGVIRFLALRSWVFLRG; translated from the coding sequence ATGGCAGTGGCGATCCCGGCGCACGGCGGCGAGGAGCACTCCGCCGCCCCGGCGCGGCGGGAGTTCGGCAGGCATGCCGCCTGGTACGTGGCGGCGGGAGCGGCGACCACCGGCCTGCAGGCCCTGCTGTTCCTGGCGCTGCGGCAACCGCTCGGGTCGCATCCGGCCAACCTGCTGGCGATCGCGGTGACCACACTGGCCAACACCGAGTTCCACCGCAGGGTGACCTTCGCCGGGGCGGCGAGTCCTACCGGCCGCCGCTACCTGCAGGCCGTGCTCACCTTCGCGTTCTACGCGGGCTACGGCGCCGCGGTGCTGTTCACCCTGCACGCGGTGGCCCCGCAGGCAGGGGCCGTGGCCGAGTCCGTCGCGGTCGCCGCGGCCAGCCTCGCCGGGGGCGTCATCCGGTTTCTCGCCCTGCGGTCCTGGGTCTTCCTCCGGGGATGA
- a CDS encoding flavin-containing monooxygenase, whose translation MAERNGTRVEQRHFDVVVIGAGASGIGAAIRLRQEGITDFVVLEKADELGGTWRDNTYPGCACDVPSALYSYSFAPNPEWTRAFAKQPEIRAYLADTARRYGVTGHLRFGTEVRRAQWNGDRKRWELRTSGGELTARIVLAGAGPWHEPRVPDLPGLEGFPGEVFHSSRWNHDYDLAGKRVAVVGTGASAVQFVPEIQPKVSRLHLFQRTAQWVLPKPDHYVPKLERWLLRRFPATQRALRAAEYAGMEALGLGFRHPWILRRLQHVGLLNLRRSIRDPRLRAALTPDYTLGCKRLLLSNNYYPALAKSNVDVHPTAVRSIEGSRVLGADGSESEVDAIILGTGFRILDMPVAAKVFDSAGRSLEEHWQGSPQAYLGTTVSGFPNAFLLLGPGLGTGHSSAFMVMEAQLSYAISGVRRILRAGWSEVDVRPEAQQAYNDQLQRALAGTVYNAGGCSSYYLDANGRNSFSWPWSTGRMRRRLREFDPAAYAITAPGSAEPAPAEVSG comes from the coding sequence ATGGCGGAACGTAACGGCACGCGGGTCGAGCAGCGGCACTTCGATGTGGTCGTCATCGGTGCGGGAGCCTCGGGCATCGGAGCGGCGATCCGGCTGCGGCAGGAGGGCATCACCGACTTCGTGGTCCTGGAGAAGGCGGATGAGCTCGGCGGAACCTGGCGGGACAACACCTACCCCGGCTGTGCCTGCGATGTGCCCTCCGCGCTGTACTCGTACTCGTTCGCGCCCAACCCGGAGTGGACCCGAGCGTTCGCGAAGCAGCCGGAGATCCGGGCCTACCTCGCCGACACCGCGCGCCGTTACGGCGTGACCGGCCACCTCCGGTTCGGCACGGAGGTGCGGCGGGCGCAGTGGAACGGCGACCGCAAGCGGTGGGAGCTGCGGACCTCGGGCGGTGAGCTCACCGCGCGGATCGTGCTCGCGGGTGCCGGGCCGTGGCATGAGCCGCGGGTTCCGGACCTGCCCGGACTGGAAGGGTTTCCCGGCGAGGTCTTCCACTCCTCGCGCTGGAACCACGACTACGACCTGGCCGGCAAGCGGGTCGCCGTGGTGGGTACCGGGGCATCGGCGGTGCAGTTCGTGCCGGAGATCCAGCCGAAGGTGTCCCGCCTGCACCTGTTCCAGCGCACCGCGCAGTGGGTGCTGCCCAAGCCGGATCACTACGTGCCCAAGCTGGAACGGTGGCTGCTGCGGCGGTTTCCCGCGACGCAGCGGGCCCTGCGGGCCGCGGAGTACGCCGGGATGGAGGCGCTCGGACTGGGTTTCCGGCACCCGTGGATCCTGCGCCGCCTGCAGCATGTCGGGCTGTTGAACCTGCGCAGGTCGATCCGGGACCCACGGCTGCGTGCCGCGCTCACCCCGGACTACACCTTGGGCTGCAAGCGGCTGCTGCTGTCCAACAACTACTATCCGGCGCTCGCGAAGTCCAATGTAGATGTTCATCCGACGGCGGTCCGTTCGATCGAGGGGAGTCGGGTGCTCGGCGCGGACGGCAGTGAGTCCGAAGTGGATGCGATCATCCTCGGCACCGGGTTCCGCATACTGGACATGCCGGTGGCGGCCAAGGTGTTCGACTCGGCAGGGCGCAGCCTCGAGGAGCACTGGCAGGGCAGCCCGCAGGCCTACCTCGGCACCACGGTGAGTGGCTTCCCGAATGCCTTCCTGCTGCTCGGGCCCGGCCTCGGCACCGGGCACTCCTCGGCGTTCATGGTCATGGAGGCCCAGCTGTCGTACGCCATCTCGGGAGTGCGGCGCATCCTGCGCGCGGGATGGTCCGAGGTGGACGTCCGGCCGGAGGCGCAGCAGGCTTACAACGACCAGCTGCAGCGGGCGCTGGCCGGTACCGTCTACAACGCGGGTGGCTGTTCCAGCTACTACCTGGATGCCAACGGGCGCAACAGTTTCAGCTGGCCATGGTCCACCGGGCGGATGCGCAGGCGGTTGCGTGAGTTCGACCCGGCCGCCTACGCGATCACCGCTCCGGGCTCGGCCGAGCCCGCGCCGGCCGAGGTGTCCGGATGA